One Maledivibacter sp. DNA window includes the following coding sequences:
- a CDS encoding TatD family hydrolase yields MLFDSHAHLDDSRFDKDRDEVIKRAKENGISYIMNPGADFESSVRSVELAAKYDMIYAAVGVHPHDTETMDDMMLQLLKGLAKKPKVRAIGEIGLDFYYDNSPRDIQRKWFRQQIKLAKEVNLPIIIHDRDANNEVMNILKEEQAFDTGVLMHCYSGSPELAKQYIRKGAYISIAGPITFKNARKAVQVVEAIPMEYLMIETDSPYLTPHPYRGKRNESSYVRYVAEKIAEIKGISIEEVAEKTAENAKRYFSIK; encoded by the coding sequence ATGTTATTCGATTCACATGCACATTTAGATGATTCAAGATTTGATAAGGACAGAGATGAGGTAATAAAAAGAGCTAAGGAAAATGGAATATCCTACATAATGAATCCTGGAGCAGACTTTGAAAGCTCCGTAAGATCCGTTGAACTTGCTGCTAAATACGATATGATTTATGCAGCCGTTGGAGTTCATCCCCATGATACTGAAACAATGGATGACATGATGCTCCAGCTTTTAAAAGGACTGGCAAAGAAGCCAAAGGTAAGGGCCATAGGAGAAATAGGGTTAGATTTTTATTATGACAACTCTCCTAGGGATATTCAAAGAAAATGGTTTAGACAGCAGATAAAGCTTGCTAAAGAAGTGAATTTACCAATTATTATCCACGATAGAGACGCAAATAATGAAGTCATGAATATATTAAAGGAAGAGCAAGCCTTTGATACAGGAGTTTTAATGCATTGCTACTCAGGTAGTCCAGAGCTTGCTAAACAATATATAAGAAAAGGAGCCTATATCTCTATTGCAGGGCCAATCACCTTTAAAAATGCCAGAAAGGCTGTACAGGTTGTAGAAGCCATACCCATGGAGTATTTAATGATAGAGACCGATTCCCCATACTTGACTCCCCATCCATATAGGGGTAAGAGAAATGAATCTAGTTATGTGAGATATGTGGCTGAAAAAATAGCAGAGATCAAGGGCATTTCCATAGAGGAAGTTGCAGAAAAAACCGCTGAAAATGCAAAGAGATATTTCAGTATAAAATAA
- a CDS encoding 3D domain-containing protein: MELFNKLLYVLKKRTTIIIMIVMLLLTVITMETILNKKIVIKDNRQEITIETLSSKVDKALQKAGVTLGEHDQISVDRNTKLRDGMVIEVKRAFEVKINVDKKALDVLTAYNRVEDILKEYDIKLGEKDKTRPALDQEILPKDIIDIIRVEEEVVKEVIDIPYRSVITYNDEMKAGAIKKKRDGENGKKEVEYKIVYENGVEAVKEIINENIIKEPVDKLVEQGSEKYFVASRGQPVRYKKVLIMSATAYDLTVESCGKTPDHPQYGITRSGTRARPGVVAVDPRVISLGTKLYVESLDGWADYGFASAEDTGGAIKGKKIDLFMEDPKKVYRFGRRNVKVYILD; the protein is encoded by the coding sequence ATGGAGCTATTTAATAAGCTTCTATATGTATTAAAGAAAAGAACGACAATTATTATAATGATAGTTATGTTGCTATTGACTGTAATCACAATGGAAACCATATTGAATAAGAAAATAGTAATTAAAGATAATAGGCAAGAGATCACAATAGAGACTTTATCTTCTAAGGTGGATAAAGCACTTCAAAAAGCAGGAGTTACCCTGGGTGAACATGATCAGATAAGTGTTGACAGAAATACAAAGCTAAGGGATGGAATGGTAATAGAGGTTAAAAGGGCATTTGAAGTAAAGATAAATGTGGACAAAAAGGCTTTGGATGTATTAACGGCATATAATAGGGTCGAGGATATTTTAAAGGAATATGATATAAAATTAGGGGAAAAGGATAAAACTAGACCAGCACTAGACCAGGAAATTCTCCCGAAGGATATAATTGATATAATTAGAGTTGAAGAGGAAGTAGTAAAGGAAGTAATTGATATTCCCTATAGGTCTGTAATAACATACAATGATGAAATGAAAGCCGGAGCTATAAAGAAAAAAAGGGATGGAGAAAACGGTAAAAAGGAAGTAGAGTACAAAATAGTTTATGAAAATGGAGTAGAAGCCGTCAAAGAGATAATAAATGAAAATATAATAAAAGAACCGGTAGATAAATTGGTAGAACAGGGTTCTGAGAAGTATTTTGTAGCATCTAGGGGTCAACCTGTGAGGTATAAGAAGGTATTAATAATGTCAGCAACTGCATATGATCTTACAGTTGAGAGCTGTGGAAAAACTCCAGATCACCCTCAGTATGGAATCACACGAAGTGGAACTAGGGCAAGACCAGGGGTTGTAGCTGTAGATCCTAGAGTTATTTCATTGGGGACAAAGCTTTACGTGGAATCCTTAGATGGATGGGCGGATTATGGATTTGCTTCAGCTGAGGATACAGGTGGAGCCATAAAGGGGAAGAAAATAGATCTATTTATGGAAGATCCTAAGAAGGTCTATAGATTTGGCCGTAGAAATGTAAAGGTTTATATATTGGATTAG
- the metG gene encoding methionine--tRNA ligase: protein MSKGKYYITTAIAYTSGKPHIGNTYEIILADAIARFKRQSGYDVFFMTGTDEHGQKIEIKAKEAGKSPQEFVDDIAGQIKSIWDLMNTSYDKFIRTTDKDHEKQVQRIFKKLYDQGDIYKGEYEGLYCTPCESFWTESQLVDGNCPDCGRPVKESKEEAYFFKLSKYQDRLMKHIEENPEFIQPESRKNEMINNFLKPGLQDLCVSRTSFKWGIPVTFDENHVVYVWIDALSNYITGIGYDTDGNHGDRYNKYWPADVHLIGKDILRFHTIYWPIMLMALDIPLPKKVFGHPWMLVGEGKMSKSKGNVIYADDLAKYFGVDAVRYYSLHEMPFAQDGVITWELIMERINSDLANILGNLVNRTITMVNKYFDGTVEKPIEKEAIDDELIKLALETPKKVEAKMDQLRVADAISEIFTLLRRSNKYIDETMPWVLGKDPDKKGRLAAVLYNLLESIRFSAVMLHPFLPETAEKIWGQLNTTATSLETLSEFNGIEVGSKLGKPEILFGRIDIQKKLKEIKDEASKEQKNKKKEKKKEEIVKSEITIDDFSKVDLKVAEVIKAEKHPKADKLLVLQLKVGNETRQVVSGIAQHYKPEDLVGMKVVLVANLKPVKLRGVESQGMILAATTGDKLNLVTADIESGSTVS from the coding sequence ATGAGCAAAGGAAAATATTATATTACTACCGCCATAGCATATACATCTGGTAAGCCTCATATAGGAAATACATATGAGATTATTCTTGCAGATGCAATAGCCAGATTTAAGAGACAATCCGGCTATGATGTGTTTTTTATGACGGGAACCGATGAGCATGGTCAAAAAATTGAAATTAAAGCAAAGGAAGCAGGTAAGAGTCCTCAGGAATTTGTGGATGATATAGCAGGGCAGATCAAATCAATATGGGATCTTATGAATACAAGCTATGACAAATTTATTAGAACCACTGATAAGGATCATGAAAAACAAGTACAAAGGATATTTAAGAAACTATATGATCAGGGAGATATATACAAGGGAGAATATGAAGGACTTTATTGTACTCCATGTGAATCCTTCTGGACAGAGTCCCAATTAGTGGATGGAAATTGTCCTGATTGTGGTAGACCAGTAAAGGAATCCAAAGAAGAAGCATACTTTTTTAAGTTAAGTAAATATCAGGATAGATTGATGAAGCATATTGAAGAAAATCCAGAATTTATACAACCTGAATCCAGAAAAAACGAAATGATTAACAACTTCCTAAAGCCAGGACTTCAAGATCTTTGCGTATCTAGAACATCCTTTAAATGGGGAATACCTGTAACCTTTGATGAGAACCATGTGGTATATGTATGGATAGATGCTTTATCTAACTACATCACTGGTATTGGATATGATACCGATGGAAACCATGGAGACAGGTACAATAAATATTGGCCAGCAGACGTACATTTAATAGGTAAGGATATATTGAGATTCCACACAATTTATTGGCCGATAATGCTTATGGCTCTTGATATACCACTACCTAAAAAGGTTTTTGGTCATCCATGGATGTTGGTTGGAGAAGGAAAGATGAGTAAGTCAAAGGGTAATGTAATATACGCCGATGATTTAGCCAAATATTTTGGAGTAGATGCCGTAAGATATTATTCATTACATGAAATGCCATTCGCTCAAGATGGAGTAATAACCTGGGAGCTAATAATGGAAAGAATCAATTCAGACCTTGCCAATATCTTAGGAAATCTTGTGAATAGAACTATTACAATGGTTAACAAGTATTTTGATGGGACTGTAGAAAAGCCTATTGAAAAGGAAGCCATAGACGACGAACTTATAAAGCTTGCCCTTGAAACACCTAAAAAGGTTGAAGCTAAGATGGATCAGCTTAGGGTAGCCGATGCAATAAGCGAAATATTTACACTTTTAAGAAGAAGTAATAAATATATAGATGAAACAATGCCTTGGGTTTTAGGAAAAGATCCCGATAAAAAGGGTAGATTGGCAGCTGTACTATATAATCTACTGGAATCAATAAGATTCTCCGCAGTAATGCTTCATCCATTTTTACCTGAGACTGCCGAAAAAATATGGGGGCAATTAAATACTACTGCCACTAGTTTAGAAACTCTTTCAGAATTTAATGGTATAGAAGTTGGATCAAAGCTAGGTAAACCAGAGATATTATTTGGACGTATAGATATACAAAAGAAATTAAAGGAAATTAAAGACGAAGCATCAAAGGAGCAAAAAAATAAGAAAAAAGAAAAAAAGAAAGAAGAAATAGTTAAATCGGAAATCACAATTGATGACTTTTCAAAGGTGGATTTAAAGGTCGCTGAGGTCATAAAGGCTGAAAAGCATCCAAAGGCAGATAAATTATTGGTTCTTCAGCTTAAGGTGGGAAATGAAACAAGACAGGTAGTATCAGGGATAGCACAGCATTATAAGCCAGAGGATTTAGTGGGTATGAAGGTAGTGCTTGTAGCTAACCTAAAGCCAGTAAAGCTTAGGGGAGTTGAATCCCAAGGGATGATATTAGCTGCAACCACAGGAGATAAACTAAATCTTGTTACAGCGGATATTGAAAGTGGAAGCACAGTAAGTTAA
- a CDS encoding EAL domain-containing protein produces the protein MFKIFDFKKMFGIRHEKNLETYDLLSLRYTSVDPIKTAFRISMFYILIGSLWILLSDKAIEILVDDMKRVHMLQNYKGWIYILVTGGLLFLVIRNSLVKIQLVSNKLYRSYEELNLAYEELMDTKENLKNQFREIKSSKEALAESETRYELVVKGANDGIWDWDVKNDKMHISSQGRNILGYRDSELQLSIEIWKSLLHPEDKNDAIKTLDDYLNKQIGSYINIYRLKPSSEDYKWILSKGQAIWDKSGNPIRMAGSHTDITEQKRNEEKVLKLAYYDLITELPNRAMFEKQLYTQILKAKHFNEQCALLYFDLDDFKNVNDTLGHSYGDILLKMVSKEFRKYKKTGYTLARLGGDEFGLIVSEVKNIDQLHSLARMILDSLGKPWILNDEEFYISASIGIAVFPHHGENFETLLRNADTAMYCAKEAGKKGYKIYKEEMYTQKMEFINMKKSLRHGIKNKEFILNYQPIIDLKSGRIVGSEALIRWNHPEKGLISPIDFIHLAEKTGIIKKIGKLTLETACKQNKIWLERGHTSIKISINMSALEFKQRDLVKNIKEILQKTGLDSRYLVIEITENIALENLDHTIHVLNELKKMNIKIALDDFGTGYSSLNYLKKLPIDYLKLDKSFIDNVTIKSKDQVITKALIKLAHDIGLQVVAEGIETEQQYHYLKKINCDLGQGYFFDKPLSCGEFEEILTCHQGGFTHADGMPKS, from the coding sequence ATGTTTAAGATATTTGATTTTAAAAAAATGTTTGGAATAAGGCATGAAAAAAACTTAGAGACCTATGATCTCTTATCATTAAGATATACTTCCGTCGACCCAATCAAGACAGCTTTCAGGATCAGTATGTTTTATATTTTAATAGGAAGTTTATGGATATTATTATCCGATAAAGCTATAGAGATATTAGTTGATGATATGAAACGAGTTCATATGCTACAAAACTATAAAGGGTGGATATATATTCTTGTAACGGGGGGACTTTTATTTCTAGTTATTAGAAACTCCTTAGTAAAGATTCAATTGGTTTCAAATAAGCTATATCGAAGCTATGAAGAACTTAATTTGGCCTATGAAGAACTAATGGATACTAAAGAAAACTTAAAAAATCAATTTAGGGAGATCAAATCAAGTAAAGAAGCCTTAGCAGAGAGTGAGACAAGGTATGAGCTAGTTGTTAAAGGAGCCAATGATGGGATATGGGATTGGGATGTAAAGAATGATAAAATGCATATTTCTTCCCAAGGGAGAAATATATTAGGATATAGGGATTCTGAACTTCAATTGAGTATTGAAATTTGGAAGAGTCTTTTACATCCAGAGGACAAAAATGATGCGATAAAAACCCTTGATGATTATTTGAATAAGCAAATAGGAAGCTACATAAATATTTATAGGTTAAAACCCAGTAGTGAAGATTATAAGTGGATATTGAGTAAAGGTCAGGCTATATGGGACAAAAGTGGAAACCCCATTAGAATGGCAGGCTCCCATACAGATATCACTGAACAAAAAAGAAACGAAGAAAAAGTTTTGAAGCTGGCATATTATGATTTGATAACTGAGCTTCCTAATAGAGCGATGTTTGAAAAACAACTGTATACTCAAATACTTAAAGCTAAACATTTTAATGAACAGTGTGCATTGTTATATTTTGATCTAGATGACTTTAAGAATGTAAATGACACACTTGGACATAGTTATGGAGATATATTATTAAAAATGGTTTCAAAAGAATTTAGAAAATATAAAAAAACGGGGTATACTTTGGCTCGTCTTGGAGGGGATGAGTTCGGTTTAATAGTTTCAGAAGTTAAGAATATAGATCAATTACATAGTTTAGCGAGAATGATTCTTGATTCCTTAGGAAAACCATGGATACTGAATGATGAGGAATTTTATATCTCAGCAAGTATTGGAATTGCTGTGTTTCCCCATCATGGAGAGAATTTTGAAACTTTACTCAGAAATGCTGATACTGCCATGTACTGTGCAAAGGAAGCAGGAAAAAAAGGTTATAAGATTTATAAAGAAGAAATGTATACACAAAAAATGGAATTCATTAATATGAAAAAAAGCTTAAGGCATGGTATTAAAAATAAAGAATTCATTTTAAATTATCAGCCCATAATTGATTTGAAAAGTGGTCGTATAGTTGGTTCAGAAGCATTAATTAGATGGAATCATCCTGAAAAAGGGCTGATATCCCCAATCGATTTTATCCATTTAGCAGAAAAAACAGGAATTATTAAAAAAATTGGAAAATTGACCTTAGAAACAGCCTGTAAGCAAAATAAAATTTGGCTAGAAAGAGGTCATACTTCTATAAAGATATCAATAAATATGTCGGCTCTAGAATTTAAACAAAGAGATCTTGTTAAAAACATAAAAGAGATTTTACAGAAAACAGGATTAGATAGTAGATACCTAGTTATTGAAATCACTGAAAATATTGCCTTAGAGAATTTAGATCATACAATTCATGTACTTAATGAACTAAAGAAGATGAATATAAAAATTGCATTAGACGATTTTGGGACAGGCTACTCGTCTTTAAATTACCTAAAAAAATTGCCAATTGATTATTTAAAATTAGATAAATCTTTTATTGATAATGTAACAATAAAATCTAAAGATCAAGTCATTACTAAGGCCTTAATAAAATTAGCCCATGATATAGGACTACAGGTCGTTGCAGAAGGTATTGAGACGGAACAACAGTATCATTACCTAAAAAAAATAAATTGTGATTTAGGGCAAGGATATTTTTTTGATAAACCCTTATCCTGTGGAGAATTTGAAGAGATATTGACCTGTCATCAAGGGGGATTTACACATGCTGATGGCATGCCAAAGTCATAA
- a CDS encoding molybdopterin-dependent oxidoreductase produces the protein MPELRLNINGREVIGCKGQTILEVARENNIEIPTLCYDERVEVYGSCGLCVVEVEGIPKLLRACATKISDGMVIQTNTNKVRESRKTALELLLSDHVGDCRPPCVSACPANTDCQGYVGLIANGEYKEALKLIKEELPLPASIGRVCPHPCEDACRRQLADEPVSIAWLKSFVADIDLKGEEAFLPELKSDTGKRVAVIGGGPGGLTAAYYLAKEGHKVVIFEAMPEMGGMLRYGIPQYRLPKEVLNKEISIIEKMGVKMVNNLRVGKDVDLSHIRKTFDAAYVTIGAWRSANLNCPGSDLDGVIGGINFLTKFAVNEPVITGDRIAVVGGGNTAMDACRTAIRLGAKEVYLLYRRTKDEMPADAVEIKEAEEEGVTFKYLVNPIEVIGEDGKVSKVRLQKMKQGPADASGRRRPMPIEGEEEIIEVDSIICSIGQKVNAAGFEELELTDRGTIYADENTYQTNLSGVFAGGDATNKGASIAIEAIGEAKRAAGVICKYLEGEIIPYKKPYYVERHDLTEEDFDHIEKAKRPSMPHLSPEERKYNFEEVVCGYSEEDAKKEAMRCLECGCHDFFECDLIRYANEYDVKPQRITGEAHKRRLDDGHPFIERNSDKCILCGLCVRVCDEVMGVAALGLVDRGFDTIVKPALNMPLKETDCISCGQCISVCPTGALGERLGIEKSVPVKTKETHTVCSHCSVGCNMNLNTKGDLLIRSLPDKESKVDDGLLCAKGRFGFDIAEKDKRLTTPLVRKEGKLQEVSWEEAALYTAKKAKSLSLLYGSDSLAFAISDKYTNEEIYLASKFAKDVLKTENIISFNSLQNGIKDVLGYDASTNTFEEILSTETIILVGSDVMKDHTIVGLKIKKAVENGAKLITINPSETTADEWAYKKVIPENNIDFLKEIAKALIDNGFVPSSERAVGFEELKSSLEEINVSDAAKEIADIYGNSKKAMIVFDQNGITVDGAKMLANIAVICGHIGKARSGIIQLKANNNSQGLVDMGISKDSEEIIKGIEEKTIKGLLVFGEDIPHVDLSNLDFLMVRDIHLTETAKKADVVLPAVSFAESRGTYTSSERRIQRINQAIPPLTKVENWEIIIKLANALSTTMEYNSPDDILDEISMSIPEYFRVNKEIGKDVFWPVNKSPILYTDSNGFNFPDKKARLQTIEDGKLFEKRGNTSNLNNRFIEKLKDEELI, from the coding sequence ATGCCAGAATTAAGATTAAATATAAATGGACGAGAAGTAATAGGCTGTAAAGGTCAAACTATACTAGAAGTAGCAAGGGAAAATAATATAGAAATACCAACTCTTTGCTATGACGAAAGAGTAGAAGTTTACGGTTCTTGTGGACTTTGTGTTGTAGAAGTTGAAGGGATTCCAAAGCTTCTAAGGGCTTGTGCCACAAAAATAAGTGATGGAATGGTAATACAAACAAATACTAATAAGGTTAGGGAATCAAGAAAGACCGCCTTAGAACTGCTGCTTTCAGATCACGTTGGAGACTGTAGACCTCCGTGTGTATCAGCATGCCCAGCCAATACCGATTGTCAAGGATATGTAGGACTTATAGCAAATGGTGAATACAAAGAGGCACTTAAGCTTATAAAAGAGGAATTACCACTACCTGCCAGTATAGGAAGAGTATGTCCTCATCCATGTGAGGATGCATGTAGAAGACAGCTTGCCGATGAACCTGTATCTATTGCATGGTTAAAAAGCTTTGTAGCTGATATAGATTTAAAGGGCGAAGAAGCCTTCCTACCGGAGCTTAAATCTGATACTGGAAAAAGAGTGGCCGTTATTGGTGGGGGGCCTGGAGGACTTACTGCTGCATATTATCTTGCAAAGGAAGGTCATAAGGTTGTAATCTTTGAAGCGATGCCTGAAATGGGAGGTATGCTGAGATATGGTATACCACAATATCGTCTTCCTAAGGAAGTGCTTAATAAGGAAATAAGCATAATTGAGAAAATGGGCGTAAAAATGGTTAACAACTTAAGGGTTGGTAAGGATGTTGACCTTAGTCATATAAGAAAAACCTTTGATGCTGCTTATGTAACTATTGGAGCATGGAGAAGTGCTAACTTGAATTGTCCGGGCTCAGACTTAGATGGGGTTATAGGAGGAATTAACTTCCTTACCAAATTTGCAGTAAATGAACCCGTTATAACAGGGGATAGGATAGCTGTAGTTGGCGGTGGTAACACTGCTATGGATGCTTGTAGAACGGCTATAAGACTTGGGGCTAAAGAGGTTTATCTTTTATACCGTAGAACCAAGGATGAAATGCCTGCAGATGCTGTAGAAATCAAAGAAGCAGAAGAAGAAGGCGTAACCTTTAAATATTTAGTTAATCCTATAGAGGTAATTGGTGAAGATGGCAAGGTTAGTAAGGTTAGGCTTCAAAAGATGAAACAAGGTCCAGCCGATGCCAGCGGAAGAAGGAGACCTATGCCTATCGAGGGAGAAGAAGAAATAATAGAAGTGGATTCTATAATTTGCTCAATAGGACAAAAGGTTAATGCGGCTGGCTTTGAAGAATTAGAGCTTACGGATAGAGGAACAATCTATGCCGATGAAAACACATACCAAACAAACTTATCCGGTGTATTCGCTGGTGGAGATGCAACCAATAAAGGAGCAAGTATCGCTATTGAAGCCATTGGTGAAGCCAAAAGAGCTGCTGGAGTTATATGTAAATATCTTGAAGGAGAGATTATTCCATATAAGAAGCCATACTATGTAGAAAGACATGATTTAACAGAAGAAGATTTTGATCATATTGAAAAGGCTAAGAGACCTTCAATGCCTCATCTTTCTCCAGAGGAGAGAAAGTATAACTTTGAGGAAGTTGTATGCGGATATAGTGAAGAGGATGCTAAGAAGGAGGCCATGAGGTGTCTTGAGTGTGGATGCCACGACTTCTTTGAATGTGATCTTATAAGATATGCTAACGAATACGATGTAAAGCCACAGAGGATTACTGGCGAAGCTCATAAACGAAGACTAGATGATGGACACCCATTCATAGAAAGAAATTCTGATAAATGTATTCTTTGTGGACTATGTGTAAGGGTCTGTGATGAAGTAATGGGCGTTGCGGCATTGGGTCTTGTGGACAGGGGCTTTGATACCATAGTTAAGCCAGCCCTTAATATGCCTTTAAAAGAGACGGATTGTATATCATGTGGGCAATGTATAAGTGTTTGCCCAACGGGAGCCCTTGGAGAAAGACTTGGTATAGAGAAATCTGTTCCTGTTAAGACCAAGGAAACCCACACTGTTTGTTCACATTGTAGTGTAGGCTGTAATATGAACTTAAATACAAAGGGTGACCTGCTTATTCGTTCCCTTCCTGATAAAGAAAGCAAGGTAGATGATGGGCTTCTTTGTGCAAAAGGAAGATTTGGTTTTGATATAGCAGAGAAGGACAAAAGACTTACAACACCATTAGTTCGTAAGGAAGGTAAGCTTCAAGAGGTTTCATGGGAGGAAGCGGCACTTTATACTGCTAAAAAAGCAAAGAGTTTATCATTACTTTATGGAAGTGACTCTCTAGCTTTTGCAATTTCAGATAAATATACAAACGAAGAAATATATCTTGCATCTAAGTTTGCGAAGGATGTATTAAAAACTGAAAATATTATTTCCTTCAATAGCTTACAGAATGGAATAAAGGATGTACTTGGATATGATGCTTCAACCAATACCTTTGAGGAAATACTTTCTACGGAAACAATTATTTTAGTTGGTTCAGATGTGATGAAGGATCATACTATTGTTGGACTTAAGATTAAAAAAGCAGTAGAAAATGGAGCAAAGCTTATTACAATTAATCCATCGGAGACCACAGCCGATGAATGGGCATATAAGAAGGTAATACCTGAAAATAATATAGACTTTTTAAAGGAAATCGCTAAGGCATTAATTGATAATGGATTTGTGCCATCTAGTGAAAGGGCAGTCGGTTTTGAAGAATTAAAATCAAGTCTTGAAGAAATTAATGTAAGTGATGCAGCCAAAGAGATAGCTGATATTTATGGTAATTCGAAGAAGGCTATGATTGTATTTGATCAAAACGGTATTACTGTAGATGGAGCAAAAATGCTTGCAAATATAGCTGTTATATGTGGACATATAGGTAAAGCGCGTAGCGGTATTATACAGCTTAAAGCCAACAATAACAGTCAAGGACTTGTGGATATGGGTATTTCCAAAGACTCAGAGGAAATCATTAAGGGAATAGAAGAAAAGACCATCAAGGGACTACTTGTATTTGGTGAAGATATACCCCATGTGGACTTAAGTAATCTAGATTTCTTAATGGTTAGAGACATTCACCTAACTGAGACTGCGAAAAAGGCAGACGTTGTACTGCCAGCCGTTAGTTTTGCTGAGTCTAGAGGAACATATACTAGTAGTGAAAGAAGAATACAAAGAATAAATCAGGCCATACCTCCCCTTACAAAAGTGGAAAACTGGGAGATAATAATAAAACTTGCCAATGCCCTTAGTACTACAATGGAATACAATAGTCCCGATGATATACTTGATGAGATATCAATGAGTATACCTGAGTACTTTAGAGTAAATAAGGAAATAGGCAAGGATGTATTTTGGCCAGTTAACAAAAGTCCTATACTTTACACAGATAGTAATGGATTTAACTTCCCTGATAAAAAAGCTAGACTTCAAACAATTGAAGATGGAAAGCTATTTGAAAAGAGAGGGAATACAAGTAATCTTAATAACAGATTTATTGAGAAGCTTAAAGATGAAGAATTAATTTAG